The proteins below come from a single Cervus canadensis isolate Bull #8, Minnesota chromosome 2, ASM1932006v1, whole genome shotgun sequence genomic window:
- the LOC122437246 gene encoding 40S ribosomal protein S15a: protein MVRMNVLADALKSINNAEKRGKRQVLIRPCSKVIVRFLTVMMKHGYIGEFEIIDDHRAGKIVVNLTGRLNKCGVISPRFDVQLKDLEKWQNNLLPSRQFGFIVLTTSAGIMDHEEARRKHTGGKILGFFF, encoded by the coding sequence ATGGTGCGCATGAATGTCCTGGCTGATGCTCTCAAGAGTATCAACAACGCCGAAAAGAGAGGCAAACGCCAGGTGCTTATTCGGCCGTGCTCCAAGGTCATCGTCAGGTTTCTAACAGTGATGATGAAGCATGGTTACATTGGCGAATTTGAAATCATTGATGATCACAGGGCTGGGAAAATTGTTGTGAACCTCACAGGCAGGCTAAATAAGTGTGGAGTGATCAGCCCCAGATTTGATGTGCAACTcaaagatctagaaaaatggcagaatAACCTGCTCCCATCCCGTCAGTTTGGTTTCATTGTACTGACAACCTCAGCTGGCATCATGGACCATGAAGAAGCAAGACGAAAACATACAGGAGGGAAAATCCTTGGATTCTTTTTCTAG